A single Lathamus discolor isolate bLatDis1 chromosome 16, bLatDis1.hap1, whole genome shotgun sequence DNA region contains:
- the CAMTA1 gene encoding calmodulin-binding transcription activator 1 isoform X5 translates to MSILERLEQMERRMAEMTGSQQHKQGVGGGSNGSGNGGTQVQCVSGTGTLGSCFESRVVVVCEKMMSRACWAKSKHLIHSKTFRGMTLLHLAAAQGYATLIQTLIKWRTKHADSIDLELEVDPLNVDHFSCTPLMWACALGHMDAAVVLYKWDRRAISIPDSLGRLPLAIARSRGHVKLAECLEQLQRDEQTQLGQNPRIQCPSSTDSNTENWVSQWQSELIASQEPQKGVTVISSTNTELRRPRSEPSSYYSSETQKDYPAPKKHKLSPEYFQARQEKLLSTALSLEQPSIRKQNSSSKQSATETISPSEGIRDYGRELSQHIPEVTGYRSSGSQAGIKWNPKDIYIGVSAVQVAGSQKGAVLGKDTVAHRLRQREQMNVLMMADREMVDAELLSYRDNAGDEDCLHQMDDLQVNMMTLAEHIIEATPDRIKRENFVPMESPLVERTDSAAMSTTMSWLASYLADVDHLPSAAQIRSLYSEPLTPSSNTSLSPAGSPISEIAFEKPSLPSAADWSEFLSASTSEKVENEFAQLTLSDHEQRELYEAAKLVQTVFRKYKGRPLREQQEVAAAVIQRCYRKYKQYALYKKMTQAAILIQSKFRSYYEQKKFQQSRRAAMLIQQYYRSYKECGKRRQNRRAATIVQQKLRSSLLTKKQDQAARKIMRFLRRCRHRVKELKKAKELEDTQQHPVAM, encoded by the exons ATGTCAATATTGGAGCGACTTGAgcagatggagaggagaatggCTGAAATGACAGGctcccagcagcacaagcaAGGAGTAGGAGGCGGGAGCAATGGGAGTGGGAACGGAGGAACGCAGGTACAG TGCGTTTCTGGGACTGGGACACTGGGCAGCTGCTTTGAGAGCCGCGTGGTGGTGGTGTGCGAGAAGATGATGAGTCGTGCTTGCTGGGCAAAGTCCAAACACTTGATCCATTCAAAGACTTTCCGAGGAATGACACTGCTCCAccttgctgctgcccagggctATGCTACACTGATCCAGACCCTCATCAAATGGCG CACCAAACATGCAGACAGCATTGATCTGGAGCTGGAAGTTGACCCTTTGAATGTGGATCATTTCTCCTGCACTCCCCTG atgtgGGCATGTGCCCTGGGCCACATGGATGCAGCTGTGGTGCTGTACAAGTGGGACCGCCGAGCCATCTCTATCCCTGACTCCCTTGGGAGACTGCCACTGGCCATTGCCCGGTCTCGGGGCCATGTGAAGTTGGCAGAGTGCTTGGAGCAGCTacagagagatgagcaaactCAGCTTGGGCAAAACCCCAGGATTCAGTGCCCTTCAAGCACAGACTCCAACACAGAGAACTGGGTGTCTCAGTGGCAGAGTGAGCTTATTGCCTCTCAGGagcctcagaagggagtcactgTGATTTCCAGTACAAACACAG AGCTGAGACGACCAAGATCAGAACCTTCCAGTTACTACAGTAGTGAGACTCAGAAAGATTACCCTGCACCCAAAAAGCATAAGTTGAGCCCTGAATATTTTCAAGCCCGGCAAGAGAAGCTGCTTTCCACTGCGTTGAGCCTGGAACAACCAAGCATCAGGAAGCAgaactccagctccaagcaatCTGCCACTGAGACAATCAGCCCCAGTGAAGGGATAAGGGACTATGGCCGAGAGCTCTCCCAGCACATCCCAGAAGTTACTGGGTACCGGAGCTCTGGCAGCCAGGCAGGCATCAAATGGAACCCAAAAGACATTTATATTGGTGTGTCTGCAGTGCAGGTGGCAGGGAGCCAGaagggggctgtgctggggaaggacacAGTAGCCCATCGGCTACGCCAGCGGGAGCAGATGAACGTGCTGATGATGGCTGACAGGGAGATGGTGGATGCAGAGCTCTTGTCCTATAGGGACAATGCAGGGGATGAGGACTGCTTACACCAAATGGATGACTTGCAG gTGAACATGATGACACTTGCAGAGCACATTATTGAAGCAACGCCTGACAGGATCAAGCGGGAGAATTTTGTGCCAATGGAGTCACCGCTGGTGGAGAGAACAGACAGTGCTGCCATGAGCACCACAATGAGCTGGCTGGCCAGTTACCTTGCTGATGTCGATCATCTGCCGAGTGCTGCACAGATAAG AAGTCTGTATAGTGAACCCCTGACCCCTTCTTCGAACACCAGCTTGAGCCCTGCAGGCTCACCAATCAGTGAAATAGCTTTTGAGAAACCCAGCCTTCCCTCGGCAGCAGACTGGTCTGAATTTCTGAGTGCATCCACCAGCGAGAAGGTAGAAAATGAGTTTGCACAGTTAACTCTGTCTGATCATGAGCAGAGAGAACTCTATGAAGCTGCCAAACTCGTCCAGACAGTGTTCAGGAAATACAAG GGTCGTCCTCTTCGGGAACAGCAagaggtggctgctgctgtcattCAGCGTTGCTACCGAAAATACAAACAG TATGCACTTTATAAAAAGATGACGCAAGCTGCCATTCTGATCCAGAGCAAATTCCGAAGTTACTATGAGCAGAAGAAATTCCAGCAGAGCCGCCGGGCCGCGATGCTCATCCAGCAGTACTATCGCAGCTATAAGGAATGTGGGAAGAGGAGGCAAAACCGTCGGGCAGCCACCATTGTACAACAGAAACTCAG AAGCAGTCTGCTTACCAAGAAGCAGGATCAAGCTGCTCGCAAGATTATGCGGTTTTTACGACGCTGCCGCCACAG
- the CAMTA1 gene encoding calmodulin-binding transcription activator 1 isoform X1, producing MILYNRKKVKYRKDGYCWKKRKDGKTTREDHMKLKVQGVECLYGCYVHSSIIPTFHRRCYWLLQNPDIVLVHYLNVPAIEDCGKPCGPILCSINTDKKEWAKWTKEELIGQLKPMFHGIKWTCSNGNSSSGFSVEQLVQQILDSHQTKPQPRTHNCLCTGTLGAGSSVHHKCNSAKHRIISPKVEPRTGGYSAHSEVQNNDVSEGKNEHSHGKASSREKRNGKVAKPVLLHQNSTEVSSTNQVEVPDTTQNSPVSISSGLNSDPDMADSPAVTGVSSMAVASVMGSLSQSATVFMSEVTSEAVYTMSPTSGPNQHLLSSDAAAQGLVLAVSSDGHKFAFPTTGSSESLSMLPSTVSEELVLSTTLDGNRKIPETTMNFDPDCFLNNPKQGQTYGGGGMKSDSISTNIRQSPTTERSFNFNTTLTKEIKTEDTSFEQQMSKEAFSSSSASNTLTLTTGSGLLPSGGGLSPSTTLEQMDFSAIDSNKDYSSSFNQTVQSPHVHQTPSPSFFLQDASKPLPLEQNTHNNLNDTSGSFVNTLGIPSVKTESSSQTTSNCNGTVETRIESTSSLQLMQFQANFQAMTAEAEVPMETSQQAEGNENLLKSGDLQACSTEHYLQPEANGGIRNGNNLPILQGNMVQGLYPVAHPSLNNSSNMELNLDHFDISFSNQFSDLINDFISVEGGSNALYGHQLVSSDSAGLSQPEDSNRASYNQAEMCIPCCSPQQANMQLSSTENGASTMAYMHVAEVVSAAAAQGTLGLLQQSGRLFMVTDYSPEWSYPEGGVKVLITGPWQEASNNYSCLFDQISVPASLIQPGVLRCYCPAHDTGLVTLQVAFNNQIISNSVVFEYKARALPTLPSSQHDWLSLDDNQFRMSILERLEQMERRMAEMTGSQQHKQGVGGGSNGSGNGGTQVQCVSGTGTLGSCFESRVVVVCEKMMSRACWAKSKHLIHSKTFRGMTLLHLAAAQGYATLIQTLIKWRTKHADSIDLELEVDPLNVDHFSCTPLMWACALGHMDAAVVLYKWDRRAISIPDSLGRLPLAIARSRGHVKLAECLEQLQRDEQTQLGQNPRIQCPSSTDSNTENWVSQWQSELIASQEPQKGVTVISSTNTELRRPRSEPSSYYSSETQKDYPAPKKHKLSPEYFQARQEKLLSTALSLEQPSIRKQNSSSKQSATETISPSEGIRDYGRELSQHIPEVTGYRSSGSQAGIKWNPKDIYIGVSAVQVAGSQKGAVLGKDTVAHRLRQREQMNVLMMADREMVDAELLSYRDNAGDEDCLHQMDDLQVNMMTLAEHIIEATPDRIKRENFVPMESPLVERTDSAAMSTTMSWLASYLADVDHLPSAAQIRSLYSEPLTPSSNTSLSPAGSPISEIAFEKPSLPSAADWSEFLSASTSEKVENEFAQLTLSDHEQRELYEAAKLVQTVFRKYKGRPLREQQEVAAAVIQRCYRKYKQYALYKKMTQAAILIQSKFRSYYEQKKFQQSRRAAMLIQQYYRSYKECGKRRQNRRAATIVQQKLRSSLLTKKQDQAARKIMRFLRRCRHRVKELKKAKELEDTQQHPVAM from the exons AACCCAGACATCGTGTTGGTGCACTACCTGAACGTCCCTGCCATCGAGGACTGCGGGAAGCCATGCGGCCCCATCTTGTGCTCGATAAACACAGACAAGAAGGAATGGGCAAAGTGGACAAAAGAGGAGCTCATCGGGCAGCTCAAGCCGATGT TTCATGGCATTAAGTGGACATGCAGCAATGGAAACAGCAGTTCAGGGTTCTCGGTGGAACAGCTCGTGCAGCAGATCCTTGATAGTCACCAGACGAAACCGCAGCCTCGGACACACAACTGTCTCTGCACTGGTACCTTGG GGGCAGGAAGCAGTGTGCATCACAAGTGTAACAGTGCCAAACATCGCATCATATCACCAAAGGTTGAACCAAGGACAGGTGGGTACAGCGCTCATTCAGAGGTACAAAATAACGATGTCTCTGAAGGCAAGAACGAGCACAGCCACGGCAAGGCCTCCAGCCGAGAGAAGAGGAATGGCAAAGTGGCGAAACCAGTGTTGCTCCATCAAAACAGCACTGAGGTTTCTTCCACCAACCAAGTGGAGGTCCCTGACACGACCCAGAATTCTCCGGTGTCCATCAGCAGTGGATTAAACAGTGACCCGGATATGGCGGATAGCCCGGCCGTCACTGGTGTGTCCAGTATGGCTGTAGCATCAGTTATGGGAAGCTTGTCACAAAGTGCCACCGTATTTATGTCCGAAGTCACCAGTGAAGCTGTGTATACCATGTCACCCACCTCCGGCCCAAATCAACACCTTCTGTCCTCAGATGCAGCTGCACAGGGACTGGTACTTGCTGTGAGTTCAGATGGACACAAATTTGCTTTCCCAACCACCGGCAGTTCAGAGAGCTTGTCGATGCTACCCAGCACTGTCTCCGAAGAACTCGTGCTCTCCACAACTTTAGATGGGAACAGAAAAATTCCAGAAACCACCATGAATTTTGACCCAGACTGTTTTCTTAACAATCCCAAGCAAGGGCAGACTTATGGTGGAGGAGGTATGAAAAGTGACAGCATCAGTACCAACATAAGGCAGTCACCCACAACAGAACGTAGCTTCAACTTCAATACAACCCTCacgaaagaaattaaaactgagGACACATCTTTTGAACAACAGATGTCCAAAGAAgcattctcctcctcttctgcatCTAACACTCTCACCCTCACCACTGGTTCAGGTTTGCTTCCATCTGGAGGAGGTCTGAGCCCAAGTACCACCCTGGAGCAGATGGACTTCAGTGCCATTGACTCCAACAAGGACTATTCTTCCAGCTTCAATCAGACCGTCCAGAGCCCTCACGTTCATCAGACCCCTTCCCCCAGCTTCTTTCTGCAGGATGCCAGCAAACCTCTTCCCCTTGAGCAAAACACTCACAACAATTTGAATGACACAAGCGGCTCATTTGTGAACACGTTAGGAATCCCCAGTGTGAAGACAGAGTCCTCCTCCCAAACCACTTCCAACTGTAACGGCACAGTGGAAACCAGAATAGAGTCCACCTCTTCTCTccagctcatgcagttccaagcAAACTTCCAGGCTATGACTGCAGAAGCTGAAGTTCCCATGGAGACCTCCCAGCAGGCAGAAGGGAATGAAAATCTACTTAAATCAGGGGATCTTCaagcctgcagcacagaacaCTACTTGCAGCCTGAGGCCAACGGGGGTATTAGGAATGGCAACAATCTCCCTATTCTCCAAGGAAACATGGTACAAGGACTCTATCCTGTGGCCCATCCCAGCTTAAATAACTCCTCCAACATGGAGCTTAACTTGGACCACTTTGACATCTCCTTCAGCAACCAGTTTTCTGATCTAATTAATGATTTCATATCGGTAGAAGGTGGGAGCAATGCTCTCTATGGACATCAGCTGGTGTCAAGTGACAGTGCTGGACTGTCTCAGCCTGAAGACAGTAACAGAGCATCCTACAACCAGGCTGAAATGTGCATTCCTTGCTGCAGTCCTCAGCAAGCCAacatgcagctcagcagcacagagaatgGAGCCAGCACCATGGCGTACATGCATGTGGCTGAGGTGGTCTCAGCAGCCGCGGCACAAGGCACTTTGGGGTTGCTACAGCAGAGTGGGCGCTTGTTCATGGTGACAGATTACTCACCAGAATGGTCTTACCCTGAG GGAGGAGTGAAAGTCCTCATTACTGGTCCGTGGCAGGAAGCCAGCAATAATTACAGCTGTCTGTTTGATCAGATCTCAGTGCCTGCATCTTTAATTCAGCCAGGGGTACTGCGCTGCTACTGCCCAG CTCATGACACTGGGCTTGTGACTTTGCAAGTTGCCTTCAACAATCAGATCATCTCCAATTCTGTGGTGTTTGAATATAAAGCCAGAGCTCTGCCAaccctgccttcctcccagcaTGACTGGCTGTCCTTGGATG ATAACCAGTTCAGGATGTCAATATTGGAGCGACTTGAgcagatggagaggagaatggCTGAAATGACAGGctcccagcagcacaagcaAGGAGTAGGAGGCGGGAGCAATGGGAGTGGGAACGGAGGAACGCAGGTACAG TGCGTTTCTGGGACTGGGACACTGGGCAGCTGCTTTGAGAGCCGCGTGGTGGTGGTGTGCGAGAAGATGATGAGTCGTGCTTGCTGGGCAAAGTCCAAACACTTGATCCATTCAAAGACTTTCCGAGGAATGACACTGCTCCAccttgctgctgcccagggctATGCTACACTGATCCAGACCCTCATCAAATGGCG CACCAAACATGCAGACAGCATTGATCTGGAGCTGGAAGTTGACCCTTTGAATGTGGATCATTTCTCCTGCACTCCCCTG atgtgGGCATGTGCCCTGGGCCACATGGATGCAGCTGTGGTGCTGTACAAGTGGGACCGCCGAGCCATCTCTATCCCTGACTCCCTTGGGAGACTGCCACTGGCCATTGCCCGGTCTCGGGGCCATGTGAAGTTGGCAGAGTGCTTGGAGCAGCTacagagagatgagcaaactCAGCTTGGGCAAAACCCCAGGATTCAGTGCCCTTCAAGCACAGACTCCAACACAGAGAACTGGGTGTCTCAGTGGCAGAGTGAGCTTATTGCCTCTCAGGagcctcagaagggagtcactgTGATTTCCAGTACAAACACAG AGCTGAGACGACCAAGATCAGAACCTTCCAGTTACTACAGTAGTGAGACTCAGAAAGATTACCCTGCACCCAAAAAGCATAAGTTGAGCCCTGAATATTTTCAAGCCCGGCAAGAGAAGCTGCTTTCCACTGCGTTGAGCCTGGAACAACCAAGCATCAGGAAGCAgaactccagctccaagcaatCTGCCACTGAGACAATCAGCCCCAGTGAAGGGATAAGGGACTATGGCCGAGAGCTCTCCCAGCACATCCCAGAAGTTACTGGGTACCGGAGCTCTGGCAGCCAGGCAGGCATCAAATGGAACCCAAAAGACATTTATATTGGTGTGTCTGCAGTGCAGGTGGCAGGGAGCCAGaagggggctgtgctggggaaggacacAGTAGCCCATCGGCTACGCCAGCGGGAGCAGATGAACGTGCTGATGATGGCTGACAGGGAGATGGTGGATGCAGAGCTCTTGTCCTATAGGGACAATGCAGGGGATGAGGACTGCTTACACCAAATGGATGACTTGCAG gTGAACATGATGACACTTGCAGAGCACATTATTGAAGCAACGCCTGACAGGATCAAGCGGGAGAATTTTGTGCCAATGGAGTCACCGCTGGTGGAGAGAACAGACAGTGCTGCCATGAGCACCACAATGAGCTGGCTGGCCAGTTACCTTGCTGATGTCGATCATCTGCCGAGTGCTGCACAGATAAG AAGTCTGTATAGTGAACCCCTGACCCCTTCTTCGAACACCAGCTTGAGCCCTGCAGGCTCACCAATCAGTGAAATAGCTTTTGAGAAACCCAGCCTTCCCTCGGCAGCAGACTGGTCTGAATTTCTGAGTGCATCCACCAGCGAGAAGGTAGAAAATGAGTTTGCACAGTTAACTCTGTCTGATCATGAGCAGAGAGAACTCTATGAAGCTGCCAAACTCGTCCAGACAGTGTTCAGGAAATACAAG GGTCGTCCTCTTCGGGAACAGCAagaggtggctgctgctgtcattCAGCGTTGCTACCGAAAATACAAACAG TATGCACTTTATAAAAAGATGACGCAAGCTGCCATTCTGATCCAGAGCAAATTCCGAAGTTACTATGAGCAGAAGAAATTCCAGCAGAGCCGCCGGGCCGCGATGCTCATCCAGCAGTACTATCGCAGCTATAAGGAATGTGGGAAGAGGAGGCAAAACCGTCGGGCAGCCACCATTGTACAACAGAAACTCAG AAGCAGTCTGCTTACCAAGAAGCAGGATCAAGCTGCTCGCAAGATTATGCGGTTTTTACGACGCTGCCGCCACAG
- the CAMTA1 gene encoding calmodulin-binding transcription activator 1 isoform X3, whose protein sequence is MADVRLCLTSGAFQWPGGRRGACASSSHGGHEGGVKVLITGPWQEASNNYSCLFDQISVPASLIQPGVLRCYCPAHDTGLVTLQVAFNNQIISNSVVFEYKARALPTLPSSQHDWLSLDDNQFRMSILERLEQMERRMAEMTGSQQHKQGVGGGSNGSGNGGTQVQCVSGTGTLGSCFESRVVVVCEKMMSRACWAKSKHLIHSKTFRGMTLLHLAAAQGYATLIQTLIKWRTKHADSIDLELEVDPLNVDHFSCTPLMWACALGHMDAAVVLYKWDRRAISIPDSLGRLPLAIARSRGHVKLAECLEQLQRDEQTQLGQNPRIQCPSSTDSNTENWVSQWQSELIASQEPQKGVTVISSTNTELRRPRSEPSSYYSSETQKDYPAPKKHKLSPEYFQARQEKLLSTALSLEQPSIRKQNSSSKQSATETISPSEGIRDYGRELSQHIPEVTGYRSSGSQAGIKWNPKDIYIGVSAVQVAGSQKGAVLGKDTVAHRLRQREQMNVLMMADREMVDAELLSYRDNAGDEDCLHQMDDLQVNMMTLAEHIIEATPDRIKRENFVPMESPLVERTDSAAMSTTMSWLASYLADVDHLPSAAQIRSLYSEPLTPSSNTSLSPAGSPISEIAFEKPSLPSAADWSEFLSASTSEKVENEFAQLTLSDHEQRELYEAAKLVQTVFRKYKGRPLREQQEVAAAVIQRCYRKYKQYALYKKMTQAAILIQSKFRSYYEQKKFQQSRRAAMLIQQYYRSYKECGKRRQNRRAATIVQQKLRSSLLTKKQDQAARKIMRFLRRCRHRVKELKKAKELEDTQQHPVAM, encoded by the exons ATGGCAGACGTGAGGCTGTGTTTGACAAGCGGCGCTTTCCAATGGCCAGGAGGCAGGCGTGGAGCCTGCgccagcagcagccatggtGGGCATGAG GGAGGAGTGAAAGTCCTCATTACTGGTCCGTGGCAGGAAGCCAGCAATAATTACAGCTGTCTGTTTGATCAGATCTCAGTGCCTGCATCTTTAATTCAGCCAGGGGTACTGCGCTGCTACTGCCCAG CTCATGACACTGGGCTTGTGACTTTGCAAGTTGCCTTCAACAATCAGATCATCTCCAATTCTGTGGTGTTTGAATATAAAGCCAGAGCTCTGCCAaccctgccttcctcccagcaTGACTGGCTGTCCTTGGATG ATAACCAGTTCAGGATGTCAATATTGGAGCGACTTGAgcagatggagaggagaatggCTGAAATGACAGGctcccagcagcacaagcaAGGAGTAGGAGGCGGGAGCAATGGGAGTGGGAACGGAGGAACGCAGGTACAG TGCGTTTCTGGGACTGGGACACTGGGCAGCTGCTTTGAGAGCCGCGTGGTGGTGGTGTGCGAGAAGATGATGAGTCGTGCTTGCTGGGCAAAGTCCAAACACTTGATCCATTCAAAGACTTTCCGAGGAATGACACTGCTCCAccttgctgctgcccagggctATGCTACACTGATCCAGACCCTCATCAAATGGCG CACCAAACATGCAGACAGCATTGATCTGGAGCTGGAAGTTGACCCTTTGAATGTGGATCATTTCTCCTGCACTCCCCTG atgtgGGCATGTGCCCTGGGCCACATGGATGCAGCTGTGGTGCTGTACAAGTGGGACCGCCGAGCCATCTCTATCCCTGACTCCCTTGGGAGACTGCCACTGGCCATTGCCCGGTCTCGGGGCCATGTGAAGTTGGCAGAGTGCTTGGAGCAGCTacagagagatgagcaaactCAGCTTGGGCAAAACCCCAGGATTCAGTGCCCTTCAAGCACAGACTCCAACACAGAGAACTGGGTGTCTCAGTGGCAGAGTGAGCTTATTGCCTCTCAGGagcctcagaagggagtcactgTGATTTCCAGTACAAACACAG AGCTGAGACGACCAAGATCAGAACCTTCCAGTTACTACAGTAGTGAGACTCAGAAAGATTACCCTGCACCCAAAAAGCATAAGTTGAGCCCTGAATATTTTCAAGCCCGGCAAGAGAAGCTGCTTTCCACTGCGTTGAGCCTGGAACAACCAAGCATCAGGAAGCAgaactccagctccaagcaatCTGCCACTGAGACAATCAGCCCCAGTGAAGGGATAAGGGACTATGGCCGAGAGCTCTCCCAGCACATCCCAGAAGTTACTGGGTACCGGAGCTCTGGCAGCCAGGCAGGCATCAAATGGAACCCAAAAGACATTTATATTGGTGTGTCTGCAGTGCAGGTGGCAGGGAGCCAGaagggggctgtgctggggaaggacacAGTAGCCCATCGGCTACGCCAGCGGGAGCAGATGAACGTGCTGATGATGGCTGACAGGGAGATGGTGGATGCAGAGCTCTTGTCCTATAGGGACAATGCAGGGGATGAGGACTGCTTACACCAAATGGATGACTTGCAG gTGAACATGATGACACTTGCAGAGCACATTATTGAAGCAACGCCTGACAGGATCAAGCGGGAGAATTTTGTGCCAATGGAGTCACCGCTGGTGGAGAGAACAGACAGTGCTGCCATGAGCACCACAATGAGCTGGCTGGCCAGTTACCTTGCTGATGTCGATCATCTGCCGAGTGCTGCACAGATAAG AAGTCTGTATAGTGAACCCCTGACCCCTTCTTCGAACACCAGCTTGAGCCCTGCAGGCTCACCAATCAGTGAAATAGCTTTTGAGAAACCCAGCCTTCCCTCGGCAGCAGACTGGTCTGAATTTCTGAGTGCATCCACCAGCGAGAAGGTAGAAAATGAGTTTGCACAGTTAACTCTGTCTGATCATGAGCAGAGAGAACTCTATGAAGCTGCCAAACTCGTCCAGACAGTGTTCAGGAAATACAAG GGTCGTCCTCTTCGGGAACAGCAagaggtggctgctgctgtcattCAGCGTTGCTACCGAAAATACAAACAG TATGCACTTTATAAAAAGATGACGCAAGCTGCCATTCTGATCCAGAGCAAATTCCGAAGTTACTATGAGCAGAAGAAATTCCAGCAGAGCCGCCGGGCCGCGATGCTCATCCAGCAGTACTATCGCAGCTATAAGGAATGTGGGAAGAGGAGGCAAAACCGTCGGGCAGCCACCATTGTACAACAGAAACTCAG AAGCAGTCTGCTTACCAAGAAGCAGGATCAAGCTGCTCGCAAGATTATGCGGTTTTTACGACGCTGCCGCCACAG